Proteins encoded in a region of the Sander lucioperca isolate FBNREF2018 chromosome 4, SLUC_FBN_1.2, whole genome shotgun sequence genome:
- the LOC116034348 gene encoding uncharacterized protein LOC116034348 — protein sequence MEDQEVRSPSPNIILRCDNDFLSSHKSVWDSSSDVEEEAEVQKVPDVRRDDLASRRAHRVPVAPKVHQFVPPPVCSNKDRERWEGIRRASQQTLQEKELSEKEAVPDIITRRDNPFLSSASRFEEEEDGEEEGEEGKVKATPNKQKDDLARRRAQIKPLPHRDGPISFVSASMSQADMQKWERLKMTEPSEASPSPVCQACLEKNYGSPFSRSAKAGRGHSKVVTFGGVTEIEQPVDTVTSSEGEETELLRRLLSKATVAMPTIGLGSQLSERERSQVNGPDLNQSTAPSADLPPCTPETPLTPAELDACLAQYERRAEEEDEEEVERIPDLQKDDMMARRTGVFHKQSTSTVTYNSFLPLPSTKRYTQEEVTTDAAPRNKRKVQADRSKKLNVRWAEICVSNSMRRH from the exons ATGGAGGACCAGGAAGTGAGGTCACCGTCGCCGAACATTATCCTCCGCTGCGATAATGACTTTTTGAGCTCTCACAAATCTGTGTGGGACTCCTCCTCTGATGTGGAAGAGGAGGCAGAGGTGCAGAAAGTCCCAGATGTTCGTAGAGACGACCTGGCATCCAGACGAGCTCATCGCGTCCCCGTTGCTCCCAAGGTGCATCAGTTTGTCCCTCCACCTGTATGTAGCAACAAAGACAGAGAGCGCTGGGAAGGGATTAGACGAGCCTCGCAGCAAACACTGCAGGAGAAGGAGCTCAG TGAGAAGGAAGCGGTTCCTGACATCATTACACGCAGAGACAACCCCTTCCTAAGCTCCGCCTCTCGCttcgaggaagaggaggatggggaggaagagggagaagaGGGAAAGGTTAAGGCGACGCCTAATAAGCAGAAGGATGACCTGGCTCGTAGACGGGCTCAGATTAAGCCCCTCCCTCATAGGGACGGACCAATAAGCTTTGTTTCTGCCTCCATGAGCCAGGCCGATATGCAGAAGTGGGAGAGACTCAAGATGACTGAACCCAG TGAGGCTAGCCCGTCCCCTGTGTGTCAGGCTTGTCTGGAGAAAAATTATGGAAGTCCTTTCAGCAGATCAGCAAAGGCTGGACGAGGTCACAGCAAAGTTGTGACCTTTGGGGGCGTGACTGAGATCGAGCAGCCAGTAGACACAGTCACTTCAAGTGAAGGGGAGGAGACAGAGTTGCTAAGACGACTCCTTTCCAAGGCAACTGTAGCCATGCCTACCATTGGCCTGGGCTCCCAGCTTTCAGAGCGGGAACGCAG CCAGGTAAATGGACCTGACCTCAATCAATCCACCGCTCCGTCCGCTGACCTACCACCCTGCACCCCTGAAACCCCTCTAACTCCTGCAGAGCTGGATGCCTGTCTGGCTCAGTATGAacggagagcagaggaggaggatgaggaggaagtggagaggATCCCAGATCTCCAGAAAGATGACATGATGGCGAGGAGGACAGGAGTTTTCCATAAACAAAGCACCTCTACAGTGACTTACAACAGTTTCCTGCCTCTGCCCAGCACCAAGCGCTACACACAAGAGGAGGTCACAACTGATGCTGCTCCGCGGAACAAAAGGAAAGTGCAGGCAGACAGGAGCAAGAAACTGAACGTCAGGTGGGCTGAGATTTGTGTGTCTAACAGTATGAGAAGGCACTAA
- the uchl1 gene encoding ubiquitin carboxyl-terminal hydrolase isozyme L1 — MEWTPMEINPEMLNKMMSKLGVGESWRFVDVLGLESEQLSAVPKPCCALMLLFPLTQQHESFRQQQADKVAGGSEVYFLKQTAVNSCGTIALLHAAANNKGKLTFESDSALKKFLDETANMSADDRAKHLEKNQAICEAHNEVAVQGQCRLEADKVNFHFIAFVNANGQLYEFDGRMDGPVKHGATKDESFIMDASKVCRGFMEREQGEVRFSAVALCHT; from the exons ATGGAGTGGACCCCAATGGAGATCAACCCCGAG ATGCTGAACAAG ATGATGAGCAAGCTAGGCGTGGGTGAAAGCTGGCGCTTCGTTGATGTGCTGGGGCTGGAGAGTGAGCAACTGTCCGCCGTCCCAAAACCATGCTGTGCCTTAATGCTGCTCTTCCCACTGACACAACAG CATGAGTCTTTTAGACAGCAGCAGGCAGACAAGGTTGCAGGAGGCTCTGAGGTTTATTTCTTGAAGCAGACAGCAGTCAATTCCTGTGGCACCATCGCCTTGCTGCATGCTGCGGCCAACAACAAAGGCAAACTGACTTTTG AGAGTGACTCTGCCCTGAAGAAGTTTCTAGATGAGACTGCAAACATGTCTGCTGATGACCGTGCCAAACATCTGGAGAAGAACCAG GCAATCTGTGAGGCTCACAATGAGGTTGCAGTGCAGGGCCAGTGCAGG CTGGAAGCTGACAAAGTCAACTTCCACTTTATTGCCTTTGTCAATGCGAATGGACAACTTTATGAATTTG ATGGAAGAATGGATGGACCAGTTAAACACGGAGCTACTAAAGATGAGTCATTCATAATG GATGCATCCAAAGTGTGCCGTGGATTCATGGAAAGAGAGCAAGGCGAGGTCCGTTTCTCTGCGGTGGCTCTTTGTCACACTTAG